The genome window CGCCTTCAAGACGGTAAGAGATTTCGCGGACTATGCGTTCCCTCCCGAGCTGCTCGCGCTTGTGCCCCAGGACATCGCGGTACAAAAGCAGGTGTTTCCCATCAAGCAGAAGGACAACATGCTGGCGCTCGCCATCAATGACCCCTTCGACGTAGAAACGATCGATTTTTTGGGCAAAAAAAACGGGGTACAGATCATCCCGGTCCTGGCCACCCGCCAGGAACTGCTGACTGCGATCGAAAAGCACTACCTGCACGGCAAAGCCAAGGATTCCCAGCGTCAGAAGATTCTGGTGGTTGAGGACACGCCGCCGGTGGCCACGATAATCCAGGTGGCCCTGCACAAGGAAGGATACGACGTCCTGCTGGCCGGCGATGGGGTGGAAGGGCTCAAAACCGCCGTGGCGGAAAAGCCCGACCTGATCATCTGCGACTCGGTCATGCCCCGCATGGATGGATTCAGTCTCATGCGGGCGGTACGGGCAAACCCCCTGATCGCCGACACCCCCATGATCCTCCTTACCTCCAAGGCTACCGGCGAGGACGAGCAGCGGGCCCTGGAGGCCGGCTTCATCGACTTCATCGCCAAGCCGGTCCAGCCCATACGGATCGTGACCCGTGTGCGGCGGGCCTTCGATCTCCTGAAACGGTTCAAATAATACCCTGCCCCCAGCCTCGGAAAGTCGCCGGGGCAAGGGCCGGACCTCTCGACACCAAAGGGGCGGCACGAATCCGATCGTGCCGCCCCTTGTGCAGTGCGCTACATGCTTAGGTCTACCGTTCCAGGTACGCCACGGCCCGGCGCAACCGCCGCAGTGTCTCGTCCTTGCCGAGAGCCTCGACAACCTCGTAGATACCGGGTGAAGCGGTGCCGCCGCACAGGGAAACGCGCACGGCCGGTCCCAGTTGCCCGAACTTGATCCCCTTTTCCGCGATGAACTCCTTGAACGCGGCCTCGAGCCCCGAATGGCTGAAATCGGCACACGCGTCGAGCTTCTCCGCGAGCGAGGCGAGCAGGGGCAGCGTTCCCGGCACCAGGTGCTTGGCGGCGGCCTCCTCGTCATAGCTGACATCGCTCCGATAGTAGAACAGGGCGCCATCGGCCATCTCCACGAGGGTCCGCGACCGCTCCTGGAGGGTCTTGACCACCAGGGGAAGGTTCGGTCCGGCCGAGGGGTCGACCCCCCGCTCCCGGAGAAACGGCACCAGCAGCTCCGCGAGCCGCTCGGGTGAGCTCTCCTTGATGTAGTGATGGTTGAGCCAGAGGAGCTTGTCCGGATTGAACACCCCAGCCGACTTGCCCACCGCTTCAATCGTGAACTTCTCGACCAGGTCCTGCCGGCTGAAGATCTCTTCGTCCCCGTGGCTCCAGCCAAGCCGCACCAGGTAATTGACCATCGCCTCGGGCAGGAACCCCATGTCGCGGTAAGCCATGACGCTCGTGGCGCCATGCCGCTTGGAAAGCCGGGTCTTGTCGGCGCCGAGGATCATCGGCACGTGGGCAAAGCGGGGCACCGGATAGCCCAGGGCCTCGTAGAGCAGGATCTGACGGGGCGTATTGTTGATGTGATCGTCACCCCGGATGACAGTGGTGATCCCCATAGTTGCATCGTCGATTACCACCACGAAGT of Geobacter anodireducens contains these proteins:
- a CDS encoding two-component system response regulator, which encodes MPDKKQLGDLLVDAGIITVKTLERALDRQKGSGKRLGQILEEMGVINGDELIDALSKQFAFKTVRDFADYAFPPELLALVPQDIAVQKQVFPIKQKDNMLALAINDPFDVETIDFLGKKNGVQIIPVLATRQELLTAIEKHYLHGKAKDSQRQKILVVEDTPPVATIIQVALHKEGYDVLLAGDGVEGLKTAVAEKPDLIICDSVMPRMDGFSLMRAVRANPLIADTPMILLTSKATGEDEQRALEAGFIDFIAKPVQPIRIVTRVRRAFDLLKRFK
- a CDS encoding glutamate--tRNA ligase codes for the protein MSDVRLRFAPSPTGYLHVGGARTALFNWLLARKQGGTFILRIEDTDVARSTQESVDAILQGMEWLGLDWDEGPFYQSERFPVYREFVERLLAEGKAYRCYCTPEELEARREQAMKEGRKPKYDGTCRELDAQDADRPFVVRFRAPREGVTAFDDLIKGRIAFNNEELDDLIIQRTDGTPTYNFVVVIDDATMGITTVIRGDDHINNTPRQILLYEALGYPVPRFAHVPMILGADKTRLSKRHGATSVMAYRDMGFLPEAMVNYLVRLGWSHGDEEIFSRQDLVEKFTIEAVGKSAGVFNPDKLLWLNHHYIKESSPERLAELLVPFLRERGVDPSAGPNLPLVVKTLQERSRTLVEMADGALFYYRSDVSYDEEAAAKHLVPGTLPLLASLAEKLDACADFSHSGLEAAFKEFIAEKGIKFGQLGPAVRVSLCGGTASPGIYEVVEALGKDETLRRLRRAVAYLER